In Vespa crabro chromosome 7, iyVesCrab1.2, whole genome shotgun sequence, a single window of DNA contains:
- the LOC124425811 gene encoding tubulin-folding cofactor B: MSDYKIITSDFINLSITNSGHQNSCIERRFQKGITIDEFKGKLELLTGGNPITMTIDVYDKNDSLVCKLDDGQRLLGSYPIDDGMRIHVIDNFSRTEEDLSNIEKFEISEEDYAKRSDTVKAFLEKNKLGKYNEADMKRRAEEKLREEEAEKTAAELCKIGDRCEVCVPNQPKRRATIMYVGKTEFKEGWWIGVKYDEPLGKNNGTVNEKKYFECLPKYGGFVKPAHVKVGDFPEEEFDLNEEL, encoded by the exons atgagTGATTATAAGATTATTACATCTGACTTTATAAATTTGAGTATTACAAACTCTGGTCATCAAAATTCTTGCATAGAAAGAAGATTTCAAAAGGGAATTACAATCGATGAATTTAAG GGAAAATTGGAATTACTCACAGGAGGAaatccaataacaatgacgatagacgtatatgataaaaatgatagtttGGTTTGCAAATTAGATGATGGACAACGTCTCTTAGGATCATATCCAATTGATGATGGCATGAGAatacat GTTATAGATAATTTCTCACGCACAGAAGAGGATTTgagtaatattgaaaaatttgaaatatctgAGGAAGATTATGCTAAAAGATCAG atacagTAAAGgcatttttagaaaaaaataagttagGAAAATACAATGAAGCGGATATGAAAAGGAGAGCAGAAGAAAAATTACgggaagaagaagcagaaaaaaCTGCAGCAGAATTATGCAAAATAGGTGATAGATGTGAAGTTTGCGTTCCAAATCAGCCTAAACGCAGAGCTACTATTATGTATGTTGGCAAAACAGAATTTAAAGAAGGTTGGTGGATTGGTGTAAAATATGATGAGCCACTTGGTAAAAATAATGGAAC tgtcaatgaaaagaaatattttgagTGTTTACCTAAATATGGTGGATTTGTGAAACCAGCACATGTAAAAGTTGGAGATTTTCCAGAAGAAGAGTTTGATTTGAATGAAgaactttaa
- the LOC124425806 gene encoding pleiotropic regulator 1 isoform X2 has translation MDVQRHSVHTLVFRSLKRTHDMFLLNQGTLPPVDQNLQNMKKSVKAKDCYGPVMERVKHNMTTKVQNENDNPDPPPPGDESFGRSAPSAVITYHSTPTSNIVATTASTLGSNTANTTVAVPIKKAPSMAKPKWHAPWKLYRVISGHLGWVRCCAIEPGNEWFATGSADRVIKIWDLATGKLKVSLTGHINSVRGLAVSQRHPYLFSCGEDRQVKCWDLEYNKVIRHYHGHLSAVYSMALHPSIDVLVTAGRDSTGRVWDMRTKANVHTLVGHTNTVASVICQTAEPQVITGSHDCTIRLWDLAAGKSRATLTNHKKSVRAVTFHPSLYMFASASPDNIKQWKCPEGKFIQNLSGHNAIVNCLAVNEDGVLVSGADNGTMHLWDWRTGYNFQRLQAPVQPGSMDSEAGIFSITFDISGTRMITTEADKTIKVYKEDNTATEESHPVNWRPDIIKRRKY, from the exons Atg gaTGTTCAAAGACATTCTGTGCATACACTTGTATTTCGATCATTAAAAAGAACACATGATATGTTTTTATTGAATCAAGGTACTTTACCACCTGTAGATCAAAACCT tcaaaatatgaaaaaatctGTAAAAGCAAAAGATTGTTATGGTCCTGTGATGGAACGTGTTAAACACAATATGACGACAAAAgtacaaaatgaaaatgacaatCCAGATCCACCGCCACCAGGGg atGAATCCTTTGGTAGAAGTGCTCCCTCTGCGGTTATAACATATCACTCTACACCAACAAGTAACATTGTAGCAACTACAGCATCCACATTAGGAAGCAATACTGCTAATACTACGGTTGCTGTACCCATTAAAAAAGCTCCTTCTATGGCAAAGCCAAAATGGCATGCACCATGGAAATTGTACAGAGTAATAAGTGGTCATCTTGGTTGGGTACGGTGCTGTGCCATTGAACCTGGAAATGAATGGTTTGCTACTGGATCTGCAGATAGAGTAATTAAA ATATGGGATCTTGCAACAGGTAAATTAAAAGTATCCTTAACTGGTCACATAAACAGTGTCCGTGGCCTGGCAGTCTCGCAAAGACATCCATATTTATTCTCTTGTGGTGAAGATCGTCAAGTTAAATGTTGGGACTTGGAATACAATAAG GTTATAAGACATTATCATGGACATTTGTCAGCTGTGTATTCTATGGCTTTGCATCCTAGCATAGATGTATTAGTGACAGCAGGTAGAGATTCCACTGGAAGAGTATGGGATATGCGTACTAAGGCTAATGTTCATACCTTGGTTGGTCATACTAATACTGTTGCCAGTGTAATTTGTCAAACAGCAGAACCTCAA GTGATCACAGGGAGTCATGATTGTACAATACGTTTATGGGATTTAGCAGCAGGCAAATCGAGAGCTACTTTGACAAATCACAAAAAGAGTGTGAGAGCAGTTACATTCCATCCAtcatt GTATATGTTCGCATCTGCATCACCCGACAATATTAAACAATGGAAATGTCCAGAAGGAAAATTTATCCAAAATTTGTCAGGACACAATGCCATAGTTAATTGTTTAGCTGTTAATGAGGATGGAGTATTAGTTTCTGGAGCAGACAATGGTACTATGCATCTTTGGGACTGGAGAACAgg atataattttcaacgatTACAAGCTCCAGTTCAACCTGGCTCAATGGATAGCGAAGCTGGTATATTCAGTATCACATTTGACATATCTGGTACTCGTATGATTACAACAGAAGcagataaaacaataaaagtttataaagaagataatactGCG aCTGAAGAATCTCATCCTGTCAACTGGAGACctgatataataaaacgaaggaaatattaa
- the LOC124425806 gene encoding pleiotropic regulator 1 isoform X1 — MDVQRHSVHTLVFRSLKRTHDMFLLNQGTLPPVDQNLQNMKKSVKAKDCYGPVMERVKHNMTTKVQNENDNPDPPPPGDESFGRSAPSAVITYHSTPTSNIVATTASTLGSNTANTTVAVPIKKAPSMAKPKWHAPWKLYRVISGHLGWVRCCAIEPGNEWFATGSADRVIKIWDLATGKLKVSLTGHINSVRGLAVSQRHPYLFSCGEDRQVKCWDLEYNKVIRHYHGHLSAVYSMALHPSIDVLVTAGRDSTGRVWDMRTKANVHTLVGHTNTVASVICQTAEPQVITGSHDCTIRLWDLAAGKSRATLTNHKKSVRAVTFHPSLYMFASASPDNIKQWKCPEGKFIQNLSGHNAIVNCLAVNEDGVLVSGADNGTMHLWDWRTGYNFQRLQAPVQPGSMDSEAGIFSITFDISGTRMITTEADKTIKVYKEDNTAVYTFCKYIKCSTITKIMKASYLYKLFILFLD, encoded by the exons Atg gaTGTTCAAAGACATTCTGTGCATACACTTGTATTTCGATCATTAAAAAGAACACATGATATGTTTTTATTGAATCAAGGTACTTTACCACCTGTAGATCAAAACCT tcaaaatatgaaaaaatctGTAAAAGCAAAAGATTGTTATGGTCCTGTGATGGAACGTGTTAAACACAATATGACGACAAAAgtacaaaatgaaaatgacaatCCAGATCCACCGCCACCAGGGg atGAATCCTTTGGTAGAAGTGCTCCCTCTGCGGTTATAACATATCACTCTACACCAACAAGTAACATTGTAGCAACTACAGCATCCACATTAGGAAGCAATACTGCTAATACTACGGTTGCTGTACCCATTAAAAAAGCTCCTTCTATGGCAAAGCCAAAATGGCATGCACCATGGAAATTGTACAGAGTAATAAGTGGTCATCTTGGTTGGGTACGGTGCTGTGCCATTGAACCTGGAAATGAATGGTTTGCTACTGGATCTGCAGATAGAGTAATTAAA ATATGGGATCTTGCAACAGGTAAATTAAAAGTATCCTTAACTGGTCACATAAACAGTGTCCGTGGCCTGGCAGTCTCGCAAAGACATCCATATTTATTCTCTTGTGGTGAAGATCGTCAAGTTAAATGTTGGGACTTGGAATACAATAAG GTTATAAGACATTATCATGGACATTTGTCAGCTGTGTATTCTATGGCTTTGCATCCTAGCATAGATGTATTAGTGACAGCAGGTAGAGATTCCACTGGAAGAGTATGGGATATGCGTACTAAGGCTAATGTTCATACCTTGGTTGGTCATACTAATACTGTTGCCAGTGTAATTTGTCAAACAGCAGAACCTCAA GTGATCACAGGGAGTCATGATTGTACAATACGTTTATGGGATTTAGCAGCAGGCAAATCGAGAGCTACTTTGACAAATCACAAAAAGAGTGTGAGAGCAGTTACATTCCATCCAtcatt GTATATGTTCGCATCTGCATCACCCGACAATATTAAACAATGGAAATGTCCAGAAGGAAAATTTATCCAAAATTTGTCAGGACACAATGCCATAGTTAATTGTTTAGCTGTTAATGAGGATGGAGTATTAGTTTCTGGAGCAGACAATGGTACTATGCATCTTTGGGACTGGAGAACAgg atataattttcaacgatTACAAGCTCCAGTTCAACCTGGCTCAATGGATAGCGAAGCTGGTATATTCAGTATCACATTTGACATATCTGGTACTCGTATGATTACAACAGAAGcagataaaacaataaaagtttataaagaagataatactGCGGTATATACTTTTTGCAAATACATTAAATGCAGTACAATTACAAAGATAATGAAGGcttcgtatttatataaattgtttatattatttctagaCTGA
- the LOC124425805 gene encoding serine--tRNA ligase, cytoplasmic, with amino-acid sequence MVLDLDLFRQDKGFDPEKIRENQKKRFKDVALVDLVVEKDKYWRQLRHRADNLNKVKNLCSKEIGEKMKKKEPVGNSDEVPEEIVNNLDNLISNDLKPLTVKQIKSIRTLIDTAIQRNDENLSLTESERNNALREVGNHLHESVPVSNDEEENKIERTYGDCTEKKKYSHVDLIHMIDGMDGERGTLVSGGRGYFLTGPAVFLQQALIDLALRKLLEKDYKPLYTPFFMRKDAMQEVAQLSQFDEELYKVIGKSSERNEDKDMEEKYLIATSEQPIAAFHRNEWIPENALPVRYAGISTCFRQEVGSHGRDTRGIFRVHQFEKVEQFCLTSPYDDKSWEMMEEMISNAEEFYKELEIPYRIVNIVSGALNHAASKKLDLEAWFPGSGAFRELVSCSNCLDYQARRLLVRYGQTKKMNTATDYVHMLNATMCAVTRVICAILEVHQTETGIKVPKVLSRFMPSKYDEEIPFVKPAPIDEAETKKQKKTKEHAA; translated from the exons ATGGTGTTAGATTTAGATCTATTTCGACAAGATAAAGGTTTTGATCCTGAAAAAATACgtgaaaatcaaaagaaacgtTTCAAGGATGTAGCTTTAGTCGATTTAGTTGtggaaaaagacaaatattGGCGACAGCTGCGTCACCGTGCTGacaatttaaataaagttaaaaatttatgtagCAAGGAAATAggtgaaaaaatgaaaaagaaagagcctGTCGGCAATAGTGATGAAGTACCTGAAGAAATTGTTAACAATTTAGATAATCTTATATCCAATGATCTTAAACCATTGACTGTCAAACAGATCAAAAGTATTCGTACTTTGATTGATACTGCTATTCAACGTAACGACGAAAATTTAAGTTTAACAGAATCTGAAAGAAATAACGCACTTAGAGAAGTAGGCAATCATTTACACGAATCTGTACCAGTCAGtaacgatgaagaagaaaataag atagaaagaacttACGGGGATTGtaccgagaaaaagaaatattctcatGTAGATCTGATACATATGATTGATGGAATGGATGGCGAACGTGGAACTTTAGTTTCCGGCGGAAGGGGATATTTTTTGACTGGACCTGCAGTTTTTCTGCAACAAGCGCTTATAGATTTAGCCTTAAGAAAATTACttgaaaaagattataaacCGTTATATACTCCGTTTTTCATGCGCAAAGATGCAATGCAAGAAGTCGCGCAACTTTCTCAATTTGATGAGGAATTATATAag gtCATCGGTAAAAGTAGCGAACGTAATGAAGATAAAGACATGGAAGAAAAGTACTTGATAGCTACATCAGAGCAACCAATTGCTGCCTTTCATCGGAATGAATGGATTCCTGAAAATGCTTTACCCGTAAGATATGCCGGAATTTCTACTTGTTTTAGACAAGAAGTTGGATCTCATGGGCGTGATACCAGAGGAATTTTCAGAGTTCATCAATTTGAAAAg GTAGAACAATTTTGTTTAACTTCGCCTTATGATGACAAGTCATGGGAAATGATGGAAGAAATGATCAGCAATGCagaagaattttataaagaacTCGAAATTCCTTATCGTATTGTGAATATTGTCTCTGGTGCTCTTAATCATGCAGCTTCTAAAAAACTCGATTTAGAAGCATGGTTTCCTGGTTCTGGCGCATTTCGTGAACTTGTATCCTGCAGTAATTGTTTAGATTATCAAGCAAGAAGACTTTTAGTTAg aTATGGTCAAACTAAGAAAATGAATACAGCAACTGATTATGTCCATATGTTAAACGCAACAATGTGTGCAGTTACTCGTGTTATATGTGCAATTTTGGAAGTACATCAAACAGAAACTGGTATTAAAGTACCAAAAGTTTTATCTCGTTTTATGCCTTCCAAATATGATGAAGAAATTCCTTTTGTCAAGCCTGCTCCAATTGATGAGgctgaaacaaaaaaacaaaagaaaacaaaagaacatgctgcataa
- the LOC124425812 gene encoding uncharacterized protein LOC124425812 isoform X1, whose amino-acid sequence MVGNISDVYYLLQLILPEVYVYIRDTVLHEFPWPGESNNDDMDNLESTCNNIPKHISSDLITLPFICVLSFIILIIFEKFFKNDNNLYASGTNISIPNDLPMVYANSRITDTLHSCGDTFFSQEILQSSNSSLQSMCMKSQRSKNLNLPGSSIAKVHSEDLHHSQSTQTNLRILNKAAKSEEWVVRRTRSGQIYGKYPSFRTHQYKVLHSRYSVPRGIDIGFKSKRN is encoded by the exons ATGGTGGGAAATATTAGTGATGTGTACTATCTCTTACAACTGATACTTCCTGAAGTTTATGTTTACATACGC GATACTGTTTTACATGAATTCCCATGGCCTGGTGAATCAAACAACGATGATATGGATAATCTGGAATCAACTTGTAATAACATTCCCAAACATATATCCTCGGATTTAATAACTCTACCTTTTATATGTGttctatcatttattatcctaataatttttgaaaaatttttcaagaacgataataatctttatgctTCGGGTACTAACATTTCCAT ACCTAATGATCTGCCAATGGTATATGCGAACTCCAGGATAACAGATACTTTACATTCCTGTGgtgatacatttttttcccAAGAAATTCTTCAATCAAGTAATAGTTCTCTTCAATCTATGTGCATGAAATCACAGCGATCGAAGAATTTGAATTTACCGGGCTCTTCGATCGCAAAGGTACATTCTGAAGATTTGCATCATTCTCAAAGCACGCAAACGAACTTACGGATTTTAAATAAAGCTGCTAAATCAGAAGAATGGGTTGTACGACGTACCAGAAGTGGTCAAATTTATGGAAAATATCct AGTTTTAGAACACATCAGTATAAAGTGCTACACAGTCGGTACTCGGTCCCACGTGGAATAGACATTGGATTTAaatctaaaagaaattaa
- the LOC124425812 gene encoding uncharacterized protein LOC124425812 isoform X2 yields the protein MVGNISDVYYLLQLILPEVYVYIRDTVLHEFPWPGESNNDDMDNLESTCNNIPKHISSDLITLPFICVLSFIILIIFEKFFKNDNNLYASGTNISIPNDLPMVYANSRITDTLHSCGDTFFSQEILQSSNSSLQSMCMKSQRSKNLNLPGSSIAKVHSEDLHHSQSTQTNLRILNKAAKSEEWVVRRTRSGQIYGKYPV from the exons ATGGTGGGAAATATTAGTGATGTGTACTATCTCTTACAACTGATACTTCCTGAAGTTTATGTTTACATACGC GATACTGTTTTACATGAATTCCCATGGCCTGGTGAATCAAACAACGATGATATGGATAATCTGGAATCAACTTGTAATAACATTCCCAAACATATATCCTCGGATTTAATAACTCTACCTTTTATATGTGttctatcatttattatcctaataatttttgaaaaatttttcaagaacgataataatctttatgctTCGGGTACTAACATTTCCAT ACCTAATGATCTGCCAATGGTATATGCGAACTCCAGGATAACAGATACTTTACATTCCTGTGgtgatacatttttttcccAAGAAATTCTTCAATCAAGTAATAGTTCTCTTCAATCTATGTGCATGAAATCACAGCGATCGAAGAATTTGAATTTACCGGGCTCTTCGATCGCAAAGGTACATTCTGAAGATTTGCATCATTCTCAAAGCACGCAAACGAACTTACGGATTTTAAATAAAGCTGCTAAATCAGAAGAATGGGTTGTACGACGTACCAGAAGTGGTCAAATTTATGGAAAATATCctgtataa
- the LOC124425807 gene encoding 40S ribosomal protein SA, whose translation MSGGLEVLALKEDDVTKMLAACTHLGAENVNFQMEQYVYKKRVDGAGVNVINLRHTWEKLLLAARAVVAIEHPSEVSVISCRPAGQRAVLKFAAHTGATPIAGRFTPGAFTNQIQAAFREPRLLIVTDPATDHQPITEASYVNIPVIAFCNTDSPLRFVDIAIPCNTKSFHSVGLMWWLLAREVLRLRGSIPRETKWDVVVDLFFYRDPEEAEKEEQAAKEIAPAKEFVAPVEATTTAEPGWANEVDADAVPAENWADEVAAPAPAAIPAATAAPAFQTGGDWASQATEEWSTTPSATVQSWGGATTEKW comes from the exons ATGTCAGGAGGTCTAGAAGTGTTAGCCCTCAAAGAGGACGATGTAACCAAAATGTTGGCTGCATGCACTCATTTAGGTGcagaaaatgtaaatttcCAGATGGAACAGTATGTGTATAAAAAGAGAGTCGATG gtGCAGGtgttaatgttatcaatcTTCGTCACACAtgggaaaaattattattggctGCACGTGCTGTGGTTGCCATTGAGCATCCTAGCGAAGTATCTGTTATCAGTTGTCGTCCAGCTGGACAAAGAGCAGTTTTGAAATTCGCAGCTCATACTGGTGCCACTCCTATTGCTGGACGTTTTACGCCTGGTGCATTCACTAATCAAATTCAG GCTGCTTTTCGGGAGCCACGTTTACTCATTGTAACTGATCCAGCTACTGATCACCAACCTATTACTGAAGCCAGCTATGTGAACATTCCTGTTATTGCATTTTGCAATACTGATTCACCTTTACGTTTTGTCGACATTGCTATTCCCTGCAATACTAAGAGTTTCCATAGTGTTGGTCTTATGTGGTGGCTTCTTGCCAGAGAAGTTTTACGACTAAGAGGTTCTATCCCACGTGAAACCAAATGGGATGTTGTCGttgatttattcttttatagagATCCCGAAGAg GctgagaaagaagaacaagcAGCAAAAGAAATTGCACCGGCTAAGGAATTCGTGGCTCCTGTTGAAGCAACAACTACAGCAGAACCTGGTTGGGCTAATGAAGTTGACGCTGATGCTGTACCTGCTGAAAATTGGGCAGATGAAGTAGcagcaccagcaccagcagcaattcctgctgctactgctgcacCAGCGTTCCAAACCGGTGGTGATTGGGCGTCTCAA gCAACTGAAGAATGGTCTACTACACCATCTGCTACTGTTCAAAGTTGGGGAGGTGCAACCACTGAAAAATGGTAA
- the LOC124425803 gene encoding dolichyl-diphosphooligosaccharide--protein glycosyltransferase subunit 1: MIKSMFRSYLNTIIWSSTLFLILHIRFLNAADLVDPDLSLKIVEKHIDLQSQLTKITTRVILENGSKDRQIRHFLFAIDPGHKGTLSYISAQRESGRIELKVKEAKVDKHPDKIFYSIDLKDPLSQGRTMSVEVETIFTHELIPHPKQITQKEKQLVKYIGNVYIYSPYAVGKLTTTVSLPSRNVESYSKIKPVFQSDSTITYGPYEKLSPFSYEELTVHFENNNKFLTVTRIERSIEISHWGNIAVEESIDLVHTGAQLKGSFSRYEYARETKSGQASIQSFDTILPAAASDIYYRDEIGNISTSHTRIKKDSVELNLRPRFPLFGGWKTRYTIGYNVPSYEYLFHSGDQYALEMRLLDHIFDDMVVDELIVKIILPEGSRNIKLNLPYPATRLPDSLHYTYLDTTGRPVISVTKKNLIENHIQNFQLKYTFPRLLMLQEPLLVALALYLLFLFVITYVRLDFSIDKDEISESKLRIAGQCEKILAAQDRRVTSYNELDDQLNYLKTSKDANAFLSAVKSINQEYKSATNAVTEIAQRLKGESGDMHERVQELQKYDKILKELYNQQQSLYVDKLVPGKIGRQQFVEAETAITKKKEECVEKINSIVKSLQ, from the coding sequence ATGATAAAAAGTATGTTTCGAAGTTATCTAAATACTATAATATGGAGTTCCACGCTATTCTTGATTTTACACATTCGTTTTCTTAATGCCGCCGACCTCGTGGATCCGGATTTAAGTTTAAAGATAGTGGAAAAACATATTGACTTGCAATCACAATTAACGAAGATCACAACGAGAGTTATATTAGAAAATGGAAGTAAAGATCGACAAATACGgcattttttatttgctaTTGATCCTGGCCACAAAGGCACTCTCAGCTACATATCTGCTCAACGTGAATCTGGAAGAATAGAACTTAAAGTAAAAGAAGCTAAAGTAGACAAACATCCAGataagattttttattctatcgatcttAAAGATCCATTATCGCAAGGTCGTACAATGTCTGTAGAAGTAGAAACTATATTTACTCATGAACTTATACCACATCCTAAACAGATtacacaaaaagaaaaacaacttGTGAAATACATAGGAAATGTTTACATTTATTCTCCTTATGCAGTTGGAAAACTGACTACAACAGTATCATTACCTAGTCGCAATGTTGAAAGTTATTCAAAGATAAAACCTGTGTTCCAAAGTGATTCTACAATTACATATGGTCCATATGAGAAGTTATCTCCATTTTCTTATGAAGAATTAACAgtacattttgaaaataataataagttccTTACGGTTACTAGAATTGAAAGGTCTATTGAAATATCGCATTGGGGTAATATAGCCGTAGAAGAGAGCATAGATTTAGTACATACAGGTGCTCAACTAAAAGGATCTTTCTCTCGCTATGAATATGCTCGTGAAACTAAATCTGGACAAGCAAGCATACAAAGTTTTGATACCATTCTGCCTGCTGCAGCTTCTGACATTTATTATAGAGATGAAATTGGGAATATTTCTACATCACACACACGTATTAAGAAGGATTCTGTGGAATTGAATTTAAGACCAAGATTTCCGTTATTTGGTGGATGGAAGACACGTTACACGATTGGTTACAATGTACCGAGTTATGAGTACTTATTCCATTCTGGAGATCAGTATGCACTAGAAATGAGATTATTGGATCATATCTTTGATGACATGGTTGTAGACGagttaattgtaaaaattattctaccTGAAGGATCACGtaacataaaattaaatttaccgTATCCAGCAACACGTCTGCCAGATAGTttacattatacttatttgGATACTACAGGCCGTCCTGTAATTTCTGTTactaaaaagaatttaattgaaaatcatattcaaaattttcaaCTAAAATATACATTTCCCCGTCTTTTAATGTTACAAGAACCATTACTTGTAGCACTTgctttatatttactatttttgtttgttataaCATATGTAAGATTGGACTTTTCAATTGATAAAGATGAAATATCAGAAAGTAAATTACGTATTGCGGGTCAATGTGAGAAAATATTAGCTGCACAAGATCGTAGAGTTACCTCATACAATGAATTAGATGACCAactaaattatttgaaaacaaGTAAAGATGCTAATGCATTTTTGTCTGCTGTAAAAAGCATTAATCAAGAATACAAAAGTGCAACAAATGCTGTTACTGAAATTGCTCAACGTTTAAAGGGAGAATCAGGGGATATGCATGAACGTGTTCAAGAACTCCAAAAATATGacaaaatattgaaagaattGTACAATCAACAACAATCATTATATGTAGATAAGTTAGTTCCAGGAAAAATTGGACGTCAGCAATTTGTTGAAGCAGAAACAgctattacaaagaaaaaagaagaatgtgtagaaaaaataaattctatcgtTAAGTCACTTCAATAA
- the LOC124425808 gene encoding putative deoxyribonuclease TATDN1, whose amino-acid sequence MLAARMTNLRKFIDIGANLTDPMYQGIYYGSQKHQPDLDKVLERCWDNNLSRIIITAGNMEECKKALEIAKTDERLFSTVGCHPTNCNEFEEYENPEDYLKSLSDLAMENKDKVVAIGEMGLDYDRLQFCSKEIQKKYFEMQLSLCSILKLPMFLHCRNASEDFVRILRKHKDKITPGVVHSFDGNPEEANSILQLGLYIGINGCSLKTEDNLFSVTTIPSDRLMIETDCPWCEVRATHASANDVITHFPSVKKEKWRPDRMVKGRNEPCTIVQILEVLARIRDEEEEYLCNQIYKNTMKVFFPNDL is encoded by the exons atgcTTGCTGCCAGAATGACTAATTTACGCAAATTTATAG ATATCGGAGCAAATCTAACCGATCCTATGTATCAAGGAATCTATTATGGTTCACAGAAACATCAACCGGATTTAGATAAAGTTTTGGAGCGTTGCTGGGACAATAATCTTTccagaattattattactgcggGTAATATGGAGGAATGCAAAAAAGCTTTAGAAATAGCTAAAACGGATG aaagattattttcaaCTGTTGGTTGTCATCCAACTAATTGTAATGAATTTGAAGAGTATGAAAACCCAGAAGACTATCTTAAATCATTGTCAGATCTAGCaatggaaaataaagataaagtagTAGCTATTGGAGAGATGGGTTTAGATTATGATAGATTGCAATTTTGTTCAAAGGAGAtacaaaaaaagtattttgaaatgcaattatctttatgttcaatattaaaattaccaATGTTTTTACATTGTCGCAATGCCAGTGAAGATTTCGTACGCATTCTGAGAAAGCACAAGGATAAAATAACTCCTGGTGTAGTGCATTCTTTTGATGGCAATCCAGAAGAGGCTAATTCTATTTTACAATTGGGATTATATATCGGTATTAACGGATG TTCTCTCAAAACAGAAGATAATCTCTTCTCGGTGACTACTATTCCATCAGATAGGCTTATGATTGAAACAGATTGCCCTTGGTGTGAGGTCAGGGCAACTCATGCTTCCGCAAATGATGTCATTACTCATTTTCCTTctgttaaaaaagagaaatggcgACCTGATCGTATGgttaaaggaagaaatgaaCCATGTACGATAGT TCAAATACTGGAAGTACTTGCTCGTATTagggatgaagaagaagaatatctcTGTAaccaaatatataaaaatacaatgaaaGTATTTTTTCCAAACGATTTATAA